A single region of the Changchengzhania lutea genome encodes:
- a CDS encoding YciI family protein, with protein sequence MGIIKNVFRVVMISIILVACKDDSKTTVSEDDVNTTISKKERDTIFKEAIVEPQKESTNQLRTELKAQGFEIFDYVDEKSQDTILMQKYFIAFLKRGPIKSQNEEEVALLQKEHMAHLTKMYELGYADISGPFGDNGDIRGVTIYNVPDIETADSLANADPMVKAGRLKIEIHPWWAAKGYPLR encoded by the coding sequence ATGGGAATAATTAAAAATGTATTCAGAGTCGTTATGATCTCAATCATATTAGTAGCATGTAAAGACGATTCCAAAACAACGGTTTCGGAGGATGATGTAAATACCACAATTTCTAAAAAGGAAAGAGACACTATTTTTAAGGAAGCTATTGTTGAACCTCAAAAAGAATCAACAAATCAGCTTAGAACAGAGTTAAAGGCTCAAGGTTTTGAAATTTTTGACTATGTAGACGAAAAATCCCAAGACACTATTTTAATGCAAAAATACTTTATTGCATTTTTAAAACGAGGTCCCATAAAATCACAAAACGAAGAAGAGGTCGCCTTATTGCAAAAAGAACACATGGCGCACTTAACTAAAATGTATGAGCTAGGTTATGCCGATATTTCAGGGCCTTTTGGTGATAACGGTGATATAAGAGGGGTCACGATTTACAATGTGCCAGATATTGAAACGGCAGATAGTTTAGCAAATGCAGATCCTATGGTAAAAGCAGGGCGTTTGAAAATTGAAATTCACCCATGGTGGGCAGCAAAAGGATATCCGCTTAGGTAA
- a CDS encoding antibiotic biosynthesis monooxygenase family protein translates to MIHFKPYYAVIFTSSQSKHTNGYIEMANKMELLAKQQDGYLGMESARDSLGITVSYWESLEAIKKWKQQSEHLQAQLKGREDWYNWYHVRICKVEREYEFTKVESTI, encoded by the coding sequence ATGATACATTTTAAACCTTATTACGCTGTCATCTTCACTTCTTCACAGAGTAAGCATACCAACGGTTACATAGAAATGGCTAACAAAATGGAACTGCTGGCAAAACAACAAGATGGTTATTTAGGGATGGAGAGTGCTAGAGATTCCCTTGGAATAACGGTGAGTTATTGGGAAAGTTTAGAAGCTATAAAAAAATGGAAACAACAATCGGAACATTTGCAAGCTCAATTAAAGGGAAGGGAAGATTGGTACAATTGGTACCATGTTCGAATTTGCAAAGTGGAGCGCGAATATGAATTTACAAAAGTAGAATCTACAATCTGA
- the dinB gene encoding DNA polymerase IV, whose amino-acid sequence MSMTLPIRKIIHVDMDAFYASVEQLDNPDLKGKPIAVGGGGVRGVVSAASYEAREFGVKSAMAGNLAAKLCPELIFIKPHFDRYKAISIKIRTIFLDYTDLVEPLSLDEAYLDVTENKKGNPSASLIAKEIRQRILDEVGLTASAGISVNKFIAKIASDYNKPNGQKTVSPEEVIKFLERLEIRKFYGVGKVTAEKMYQKGIFTGLDIKSKSMEYLEEHFGKSGRYYYHVVRGIHNNEVSPNRIRKSLAAERTFSENLSSEIFMLEKLNHIAEEVSNRLIKSDVAGKTVTLKIKYSDFTLQTRSKTLPYFISDKSVILDTAKDLLYQSKLNNSVRLLGISMSNLNTETKKKEEPKSVSVQLKFEF is encoded by the coding sequence ATGTCTATGACTTTACCAATACGCAAAATAATTCATGTTGATATGGATGCTTTCTATGCTTCTGTTGAGCAATTGGATAATCCAGACTTAAAAGGGAAACCTATTGCTGTAGGCGGTGGTGGTGTGCGCGGTGTGGTTAGTGCCGCCAGTTATGAGGCCAGGGAATTTGGTGTTAAAAGTGCTATGGCTGGAAATTTAGCGGCCAAATTATGCCCTGAACTTATCTTTATAAAACCTCATTTTGACCGATATAAAGCTATCTCAATAAAAATTAGAACTATTTTTTTAGACTATACCGATTTGGTAGAACCGCTATCATTAGATGAAGCGTATTTAGATGTTACTGAAAATAAAAAAGGTAATCCAAGTGCGAGCTTAATTGCTAAAGAAATTAGACAACGCATTTTAGATGAAGTCGGATTAACAGCGTCTGCTGGCATTTCCGTTAACAAATTTATTGCTAAAATAGCGAGTGATTATAATAAGCCCAATGGTCAAAAAACAGTAAGTCCAGAAGAGGTTATTAAATTTTTGGAACGCTTAGAGATTCGGAAATTTTACGGGGTTGGAAAAGTGACGGCCGAAAAAATGTACCAAAAAGGCATCTTTACGGGCTTAGACATAAAGTCTAAGTCTATGGAATATTTAGAGGAGCATTTCGGAAAATCAGGCCGCTATTATTATCACGTGGTTCGCGGGATTCATAACAATGAAGTAAGCCCAAATAGAATACGGAAATCCTTAGCTGCAGAACGTACTTTTAGTGAAAATTTATCGAGTGAGATTTTTATGCTTGAAAAGTTGAACCATATTGCTGAGGAGGTTTCAAACCGATTGATTAAGAGTGACGTTGCTGGAAAAACGGTGACCTTAAAAATTAAGTACAGCGATTTTACATTGCAGACACGTAGCAAAACGCTGCCTTATTTTATAAGTGATAAAAGTGTTATTCTGGACACAGCCAAAGATTTATTATACCAGAGTAAATTAAATAATTCGGTGCGGTTGTTGGGGATTTCTATGTCTAACCTCAATACTGAAACTAAGAAAAAGGAGGAGCCAAAAAGTGTGAGTGTGCAACTGAAGTTTGAGTTTTAA
- the fabF gene encoding beta-ketoacyl-ACP synthase II, whose translation MELKRVVVTGLGALTPIGNTKDEFWDALISGKSGAAPITYYDTEKFKTKFACELKNFNATDFLDRKEARKMDKFAQYAMVASDEAIADSKLNLDEIDKLRVGVIWGAGIGGLETFQEEVLNFAAGDGTPRFNPFFIPKMIADIAPANISIKYGFMGPNYTTVSACASSANAMFDALNSIRLGHCDVIVTGGSEAAVTIAGMGGFNAMHALSTRNESPETASRPFDGTRDGFVLGEGAGALVLEEYEHAKARGAKIYAEFVGGGLSSDAYHMTAPHPDGIGVIAVMKNCLENAGLKPEDVDHINTHGTSTPLGDVAELKAISEIFGDHAKHININSTKSMTGHLLGAAGAIEAISAILAMEHGMVPPTINHTTDDENIDPELNLTLNKAQKRDVKVAMSNTFGFGGHNACVLFKKID comes from the coding sequence ATGGAATTAAAGCGAGTTGTAGTCACAGGATTAGGCGCTTTAACACCAATTGGCAATACCAAAGATGAATTTTGGGATGCGCTAATTAGTGGTAAAAGTGGTGCTGCGCCTATAACATATTATGATACCGAAAAGTTTAAAACAAAGTTCGCTTGCGAATTAAAAAACTTTAATGCAACTGATTTTCTAGATAGAAAAGAAGCTCGTAAAATGGATAAATTTGCGCAATATGCTATGGTAGCTTCAGATGAAGCTATAGCAGATTCCAAATTAAATCTTGACGAGATTGACAAGTTGCGTGTTGGTGTAATATGGGGAGCAGGAATAGGTGGTTTAGAAACCTTTCAGGAAGAAGTCTTGAACTTCGCTGCTGGGGATGGAACACCAAGATTTAACCCCTTCTTTATTCCGAAAATGATTGCTGACATTGCGCCAGCAAATATCTCCATAAAATACGGTTTTATGGGGCCAAACTATACCACGGTTTCGGCATGTGCCTCATCGGCAAATGCTATGTTTGATGCTTTAAACTCCATTCGGTTAGGTCATTGTGACGTTATTGTAACTGGCGGAAGTGAAGCAGCTGTAACCATTGCTGGTATGGGAGGTTTTAATGCCATGCACGCGTTATCTACTAGAAACGAAAGTCCAGAAACGGCATCACGTCCATTTGATGGCACGCGAGACGGTTTTGTGCTTGGGGAAGGAGCAGGCGCTCTTGTTTTAGAAGAGTACGAACATGCCAAGGCTAGAGGAGCTAAAATTTATGCCGAGTTTGTTGGAGGAGGTTTATCTTCTGACGCTTATCATATGACAGCACCTCATCCAGACGGTATTGGTGTGATAGCAGTAATGAAAAATTGTTTAGAAAATGCAGGGCTTAAACCTGAAGACGTAGACCATATTAATACCCATGGAACTTCTACACCTTTAGGCGACGTTGCAGAACTTAAGGCAATTTCAGAGATATTTGGTGACCATGCAAAGCATATAAACATCAATTCAACAAAGTCTATGACTGGGCACTTATTGGGTGCTGCAGGAGCTATAGAAGCGATATCGGCTATTTTGGCAATGGAACATGGTATGGTTCCACCAACAATAAATCATACAACCGATGATGAGAACATAGACCCAGAATTGAATTTAACGCTTAACAAAGCGCAAAAGCGCGATGTTAAAGTAGCCATGAGTAATACATTTGGATTTGGCGGTCACAACGCTTGTGTATTGTTCAAGAAAATAGATTGA
- a CDS encoding NAD-dependent epimerase/dehydratase family protein produces the protein MGKSAIILGATGLTGGLLLKALIKDSRYDAIILFGRKTCGIQHDKITEYLVDLFELEHYKNEFKADEVFCCIGTTKSKTPDKDTYYKIDYGIPVTVAKLCSQNKINTLAVISALGADKASKVFYNATKGKMEDAVLEYDIKNCYILQPSLISGDRNEMRFGELVAKKVMSLVNSLLFGKLKKYRSIAPEEIVDCMIWLSNNEYNLNRIPSDVIKELAYQS, from the coding sequence ATGGGAAAATCTGCTATTATTTTAGGTGCTACTGGACTAACAGGCGGACTTCTTTTAAAGGCTTTAATTAAAGATTCTAGATATGATGCTATTATTTTATTCGGCAGAAAGACCTGTGGAATCCAACATGATAAAATAACAGAATATCTTGTTGATTTATTTGAATTGGAGCACTACAAAAACGAGTTTAAGGCAGATGAAGTATTCTGCTGCATTGGTACAACAAAATCTAAAACTCCAGATAAGGACACCTATTATAAAATAGATTATGGTATTCCCGTGACTGTGGCAAAGTTATGTTCGCAAAATAAAATTAATACATTGGCTGTAATTTCAGCATTGGGAGCCGATAAGGCAAGTAAAGTGTTCTATAATGCTACAAAAGGTAAAATGGAAGATGCCGTTTTAGAATATGATATCAAGAATTGTTACATCTTGCAACCGTCATTAATTAGTGGCGATAGAAATGAGATGCGATTTGGAGAATTGGTGGCTAAAAAAGTTATGTCACTCGTCAATTCGTTGCTTTTTGGCAAGTTAAAAAAATATAGATCTATTGCACCAGAGGAAATTGTGGACTGCATGATTTGGCTATCAAATAACGAGTATAATCTCAATCGTATTCCGTCAGATGTAATTAAAGAATTAGCCTATCAATCATGA
- the rnc gene encoding ribonuclease III: MKNIRNIFNSRSKRNGNFFMELTKILGFKPKEKKFYKTAFTHRSMNIRDSKGNAINYERLEFLGDAMLSGVIASHLYLEVPSGDEGYLTKMRSKIVSREHLNELGRDLGLINLVVSKISPGQFGDNIHGNLFEALIGAIFLDKGYKYCEKFIYQRVIIPYVDIATLEGKVISYKSLLIEWCQKEKKTFGYHVYEDSGNDDVRHFSVKLSIDDRIVAKARATSKKKAEEKASKRAFFAFQSRMSKMI, translated from the coding sequence ATGAAAAACATTCGTAACATATTTAATTCCCGTTCAAAACGCAACGGGAATTTTTTTATGGAATTAACTAAAATTCTCGGGTTTAAACCAAAAGAGAAAAAATTTTATAAAACGGCATTTACACACCGCTCCATGAACATAAGAGATAGCAAGGGCAATGCTATTAATTATGAGCGCTTGGAATTTTTAGGAGATGCGATGCTTAGTGGCGTAATAGCCTCTCATTTATATTTAGAAGTGCCTAGTGGAGATGAAGGCTACCTAACCAAAATGCGATCTAAAATTGTGAGTCGTGAGCATTTAAATGAATTAGGTAGAGATTTAGGCTTAATAAATTTAGTAGTAAGTAAGATTTCTCCAGGCCAGTTTGGAGACAATATTCATGGTAATTTATTTGAAGCCCTTATAGGCGCAATCTTTTTAGATAAAGGCTACAAATACTGTGAAAAATTTATATACCAACGCGTTATTATCCCTTATGTAGATATAGCTACTTTAGAAGGCAAAGTGATAAGCTATAAGAGTCTGCTTATTGAATGGTGTCAAAAAGAAAAGAAAACATTTGGATATCATGTCTATGAAGATTCGGGCAATGATGACGTTAGACACTTTTCTGTCAAATTATCAATTGACGATAGAATCGTCGCTAAAGCCCGTGCCACTTCAAAAAAGAAGGCAGAAGAGAAGGCCTCAAAACGGGCGTTTTTTGCGTTCCAAAGTAGAATGTCTAAGATGATTTGA
- the pyk gene encoding pyruvate kinase — MPTTKKTKIVATLGPASSTKDILKGMLDEGVNVFRINFSHADYADVTDRIKMIRELNDEYGYNASILGDLQGPKLRVGVMKEEVVVHENDEIIFATGKRFEGTKERVYMTYDRFPQDAKPGERILLDDGKLIFEVVSTDKKSEVKAKVIQGGPLKSKKGVNLPNTNISQPALTEKDIEDAIFAIGQKVDWIALSFVRHAEDLMQLRDLINEHSDHKIPIIAKIEKPEAVENIDKIVSHCDGLMVARGDLGVEVPAEEVPLIQKQLVLRAKKARIPVIIATQMMETMISSLTPTRAEVNDVANSVMDGADAVMLSGETSVGSYPVQVIKQMADILKSVEDSDLIKVPQLPPHIRTNRYITKSICYHAANMANEISARAISTLTNSGYTAFQISAWRPSCHILVFTSNKRILTRLSLLWGVQAFYYDKFVSTDETIEDVNAMACKKGFLEEGDMLISLAAMPIQDKGMVNTLRVTEITNCNF, encoded by the coding sequence ATGCCAACAACAAAAAAAACCAAAATAGTAGCCACATTAGGACCAGCATCAAGTACAAAGGACATATTAAAAGGGATGTTAGATGAAGGTGTTAATGTATTTAGAATTAATTTCTCACATGCAGATTATGCAGATGTCACTGATCGCATCAAGATGATACGCGAACTTAATGATGAATACGGTTATAATGCATCCATATTAGGCGATTTACAAGGCCCGAAACTTCGTGTAGGCGTTATGAAAGAAGAAGTGGTTGTCCATGAAAATGACGAAATCATTTTTGCAACAGGCAAACGTTTTGAAGGCACAAAAGAACGTGTTTACATGACTTACGATCGGTTTCCGCAAGACGCTAAACCAGGAGAGCGCATCCTTTTAGACGACGGAAAACTAATTTTTGAAGTCGTGTCAACCGATAAGAAAAGCGAAGTTAAGGCCAAAGTAATTCAGGGCGGTCCTTTAAAATCCAAAAAGGGGGTAAACCTTCCAAATACAAACATTTCACAACCCGCTTTAACTGAGAAAGATATTGAAGATGCTATTTTTGCCATTGGTCAAAAAGTAGATTGGATTGCCTTGTCCTTTGTGCGTCATGCTGAAGATTTAATGCAATTGCGTGATTTGATAAATGAACACAGTGATCATAAAATTCCCATCATTGCAAAAATTGAGAAACCAGAAGCTGTAGAAAATATAGATAAAATTGTCAGTCATTGTGATGGTTTGATGGTAGCTCGTGGTGATTTAGGTGTAGAGGTGCCCGCAGAGGAAGTACCACTTATTCAAAAGCAATTGGTATTGCGTGCCAAAAAAGCACGAATCCCGGTTATTATTGCCACCCAAATGATGGAAACCATGATTTCCAGTTTAACACCAACTAGAGCTGAGGTTAATGATGTGGCGAACTCCGTAATGGATGGCGCAGACGCCGTTATGTTATCCGGTGAAACATCTGTCGGGAGCTATCCTGTGCAAGTGATTAAGCAAATGGCCGATATTTTAAAAAGTGTCGAAGATTCAGATTTAATTAAAGTACCACAATTACCGCCACACATTCGTACCAACCGGTACATTACAAAATCGATATGTTATCACGCTGCTAATATGGCGAACGAAATTAGCGCCAGAGCCATTTCAACATTAACAAATAGTGGCTACACAGCGTTCCAAATTTCAGCATGGCGACCCTCTTGTCATATTCTTGTGTTTACTTCCAATAAGAGAATATTAACCCGTTTAAGTTTACTTTGGGGCGTGCAGGCTTTCTATTACGATAAGTTTGTAAGTACAGACGAAACCATTGAAGATGTTAATGCCATGGCCTGTAAAAAAGGTTTTCTAGAAGAAGGCGATATGCTTATAAGTTTAGCGGCCATGCCAATTCAAGATAAAGGGATGGTAAACACACTGCGCGTTACAGAGATTACGAACTGTAATTTTTAA
- a CDS encoding CYTH domain-containing protein: MIEIERKFLVRSSAYKAEAFKNTRIIQGFLNTDKMRTVRVRIKGSSGFLTVKGISSKDGRSRFEWEKEISKTDAEALLKLCEDGVIDKIRYEVRLKNHIFEVDEFHGTNKGLVIAEVELNDEKETFTKPKWLGKEVTGTIKYYNSQLSKKPYSTWE, encoded by the coding sequence ATGATAGAAATAGAACGTAAATTTCTAGTAAGGTCTTCAGCTTACAAAGCGGAAGCATTTAAAAACACAAGGATTATTCAAGGGTTTTTGAACACCGATAAAATGCGAACGGTTCGTGTGCGGATTAAAGGTTCTTCAGGATTTTTGACAGTTAAAGGAATATCTTCTAAAGATGGACGGAGCCGTTTTGAGTGGGAAAAGGAAATTTCTAAAACAGATGCTGAAGCCCTGTTAAAATTATGTGAAGATGGTGTTATTGATAAAATACGTTATGAAGTACGCTTAAAAAACCATATTTTTGAAGTGGACGAGTTCCATGGGACAAACAAAGGTTTGGTTATCGCCGAAGTGGAACTGAATGATGAAAAGGAAACCTTTACAAAACCGAAATGGTTAGGAAAAGAAGTGACCGGAACTATTAAATATTACAATTCGCAATTAAGCAAAAAACCTTACAGCACATGGGAATAA
- a CDS encoding GmrSD restriction endonuclease domain-containing protein: MDRTENLLNANTISFGDIISGDNVYQVPLFQRDYSWKEDNWDDLWLDINY, encoded by the coding sequence ATGGATAGAACTGAAAATCTTTTAAATGCTAACACTATTTCATTTGGAGATATAATCTCTGGAGATAATGTTTACCAAGTTCCATTGTTTCAACGAGATTATTCTTGGAAAGAAGATAATTGGGATGACCTTTGGTTAGATATTAATTATTAA
- a CDS encoding GmrSD restriction endonuclease domain-containing protein gives MGSIVLIRKSKKNLEIIDGQQRLTTLSILALSCIRFINELIESGVDKEANEERKDILMRKFVGFKSAKSLMFSPKLQLNKLNNPIYTSYLIQFHRVPNASKLVKTNKSLVALAIAMASFFPVL, from the coding sequence ATGGGTTCAATAGTACTGATTAGAAAAAGCAAGAAAAATTTAGAGATAATTGATGGCCAACAAAGATTAACTACACTAAGTATTCTAGCACTTAGTTGTATACGATTTATAAATGAACTCATTGAATCTGGAGTCGATAAAGAGGCAAATGAAGAAAGAAAAGATATTTTAATGAGAAAGTTTGTAGGTTTTAAATCTGCGAAATCTTTAATGTTTTCTCCTAAATTACAGCTCAACAAATTAAACAACCCAATATATACTTCCTACTTGATACAATTTCATCGTGTACCTAACGCATCAAAATTAGTCAAAACAAACAAATCTTTGGTTGCGTTAGCGATTGCAATGGCATCCTTTTTTCCTGTTTTGTGA
- a CDS encoding endonuclease/exonuclease/phosphatase family protein: MLRIVKTLIFLVNVLIIIALLLIHFVIKDTTFKTAIYFYALPLPVIVGIILFLALFLGKAFRKVNLYAAGILLIFWFGRSLKINFPENIKRSDKEIVFWNASRDNGFEEAFEENNGVPDVMVLSESKENNLSVFQSKYPEYHFYESINAIYIFSKAPIDIQLETQSKHRTSVVSFKTFETNFHVVDIMGSTDVPRSWGYKLVNSIVKPTDNTIVMGDFNVPIESLFMKPFKTHFNSAFSEKGNGLRETWFYNLPILSLDHIWVSKDLKILKTNKINSFKSDHDMIKTYIRL; encoded by the coding sequence ATGCTTAGAATAGTAAAGACCCTTATTTTTTTAGTAAATGTGCTAATCATTATTGCACTATTACTGATTCACTTTGTGATTAAGGATACGACCTTTAAAACAGCTATATATTTTTACGCTCTACCACTGCCTGTTATTGTAGGCATCATTTTATTTTTAGCGTTGTTTTTAGGTAAAGCCTTTAGAAAGGTTAACCTTTATGCAGCAGGCATATTATTGATATTTTGGTTTGGGCGGAGTTTGAAAATTAATTTCCCTGAGAATATTAAAAGGTCTGACAAAGAAATTGTCTTCTGGAATGCTTCAAGGGATAATGGCTTTGAAGAAGCGTTTGAAGAGAATAATGGTGTGCCAGATGTTATGGTTTTGTCAGAATCAAAAGAGAATAATCTGTCAGTTTTTCAATCAAAATATCCCGAATATCATTTCTACGAATCCATTAATGCTATTTATATTTTTTCAAAAGCCCCAATTGATATTCAGCTAGAAACCCAGTCAAAACATCGAACTTCTGTGGTAAGTTTTAAAACATTTGAAACCAACTTTCATGTTGTGGATATAATGGGGAGCACAGATGTGCCGAGATCTTGGGGATATAAACTGGTCAATTCCATTGTAAAGCCAACAGATAATACTATTGTAATGGGAGATTTTAATGTGCCAATAGAATCCTTATTTATGAAACCGTTTAAAACTCATTTCAATAGCGCTTTTTCTGAAAAAGGAAATGGTTTAAGGGAAACCTGGTTTTATAATCTTCCCATTTTGAGCTTAGACCATATTTGGGTGTCAAAAGATTTAAAAATTCTTAAGACTAATAAAATTAATAGTTTTAAATCTGATCATGATATGATTAAAACCTATATCAGATTGTAG
- a CDS encoding IPExxxVDY family protein: protein MAVHKLILDDVFEEVTFTLIAVHCTLEDYRLAYLLNKHIGINLIRKPSDLDFNNGKSSYSIFEWEDKKQLTTWNLVSNICKTDSLQKVNFESLFDTQNQITKTFYLIPEYKRVNYFLKIENEYGSNKEKFILNTILSIPQIATAYSINTDQLRSKDNLIFS from the coding sequence ATGGCGGTTCACAAACTTATTCTAGATGATGTTTTTGAAGAAGTAACATTCACTTTAATTGCAGTTCATTGTACTCTTGAAGATTATCGTTTAGCATATTTGCTTAACAAGCATATTGGTATCAATCTTATAAGAAAGCCATCAGATTTAGATTTTAATAATGGGAAATCGTCTTATTCTATTTTCGAATGGGAAGATAAAAAACAGTTAACAACGTGGAATTTGGTTTCCAATATTTGTAAGACAGACAGTCTCCAAAAAGTTAATTTCGAATCATTATTTGATACTCAAAATCAAATTACCAAAACATTTTATTTGATACCAGAATATAAACGGGTCAATTATTTTTTGAAAATTGAGAATGAGTATGGATCTAATAAAGAAAAATTTATTCTTAATACCATATTAAGCATACCACAAATTGCAACTGCTTATAGTATAAACACCGATCAATTAAGATCTAAGGACAATTTAATTTTTAGCTAA
- a CDS encoding IS1634 family transposase, translated as MLQFSNDCYGCLARSNVYIYDMFVRQKKNKSGSFSIQILKKEGRRNKILQTVGVGRTSQEVDLLKRIANFEIDKLSQQPSLFIESEDLTIDAFVSSLYNENIQLIGPDLVFGSLFNTVGYESSLKDTEYLKALVISRLVMPGSKLRTVEYLHRHAKVDVGVHAIYRYMDKLTEPVINIIQGITFNYTKKILNNQIGLVFYDMTTLYFETDKEDQLRKIGYSKDGKHQHPQIMIGLLVSTNGYPIAYQVFEGNTAETKTLVPAIEQICKRYAIAKPIVVADAALLSKKNIEKLEEEGFRYILGGRVKSEKEDIRNLILEANIPETKPHDFITSKGRLVVSFSTKRQRKDEFNRKRGLTKLKKKVATGKLTKESINNRGYNKYLKLEGDTKVEIDYDRYKADSKWDGLKGYNTNTDLDPKEVIKAYANLWTVEKAFRISKSDLRARPIYHRKNGRIKAHICICFMAYTLYKELERRLCLNKTGISIEKAILEINDIQQLTYALPRSKEVKSKLLQLSESKTKILEIMKF; from the coding sequence ATGTTACAATTTTCAAATGATTGTTATGGGTGCCTCGCCCGTTCAAATGTGTATATTTATGACATGTTTGTACGTCAGAAAAAGAATAAAAGTGGCTCGTTTAGTATTCAGATTCTTAAAAAAGAGGGGAGAAGAAATAAGATATTGCAAACTGTTGGAGTCGGACGGACATCCCAAGAGGTAGATTTGCTTAAACGGATTGCTAATTTTGAGATAGACAAGCTAAGCCAACAACCTTCATTATTCATTGAATCGGAAGATCTTACAATTGATGCATTTGTTTCCTCTTTATACAATGAAAATATCCAGTTGATAGGACCGGATTTGGTTTTCGGTTCGTTGTTCAACACTGTGGGCTATGAAAGTTCTCTTAAGGATACAGAGTATCTAAAAGCACTTGTCATCAGCCGCCTTGTCATGCCCGGTAGCAAGTTGCGTACTGTAGAGTACCTGCATCGACATGCAAAGGTTGATGTGGGAGTGCATGCAATTTATAGGTACATGGACAAGCTTACTGAACCTGTCATCAATATAATACAGGGCATCACATTTAACTACACCAAGAAAATATTGAACAATCAGATCGGTCTAGTATTCTACGACATGACCACATTGTACTTTGAAACAGACAAAGAAGATCAGTTAAGAAAGATAGGGTATTCCAAAGACGGTAAACACCAGCACCCTCAAATCATGATTGGTCTTTTGGTGAGTACGAACGGTTACCCGATTGCTTATCAAGTTTTTGAAGGTAATACAGCTGAGACTAAAACACTGGTACCTGCCATTGAACAGATATGTAAACGCTACGCGATAGCAAAACCCATAGTCGTTGCAGATGCTGCCTTACTTTCAAAAAAGAACATTGAGAAACTTGAAGAAGAAGGTTTTCGATATATTTTAGGCGGTCGGGTAAAAAGTGAAAAAGAAGATATCAGAAACTTGATATTAGAAGCGAACATCCCAGAAACCAAGCCTCACGATTTTATAACAAGTAAAGGACGCTTAGTAGTCTCATTCAGCACCAAACGGCAGCGAAAAGATGAGTTTAATAGGAAACGAGGTCTAACAAAACTGAAGAAGAAGGTAGCCACGGGAAAGCTAACAAAGGAAAGTATCAATAACCGGGGCTACAATAAGTATCTCAAACTAGAAGGGGACACAAAGGTTGAAATTGATTATGATAGATATAAAGCGGATAGTAAATGGGATGGGCTGAAAGGATACAACACCAACACGGACTTAGACCCTAAAGAAGTAATAAAGGCTTATGCTAATTTATGGACTGTGGAAAAAGCATTTAGAATATCGAAATCAGACCTACGGGCAAGACCAATATATCACAGAAAAAATGGTCGTATAAAGGCCCACATATGCATATGCTTCATGGCTTACACACTATACAAGGAACTTGAAAGAAGACTATGTCTAAATAAAACAGGCATCTCTATCGAAAAAGCAATTTTAGAAATCAACGATATACAACAATTAACCTATGCACTTCCACGGTCAAAGGAAGTCAAATCTAAACTGCTACAACTATCTGAAAGCAAAACTAAGATTCTTGAAATTATGAAATTTTGA